The following are encoded together in the Lactuca sativa cultivar Salinas chromosome 1, Lsat_Salinas_v11, whole genome shotgun sequence genome:
- the LOC111905646 gene encoding uncharacterized protein LOC111905646 — protein sequence MVVTIIEVIGPAETINGFVVGISEENACPTTFASSPLAFESPVFLYPLISEKLQAAAATYSASAVEIDTNKFSKSSSVQQWQADRMQDYINGLDEELWSCISGNVNVPVNVQTIGSSSTNSSVDNQTDRLKKLEKRQKEGETIEVYYDRLNELIYRCNGYGISMTSMEVNLIFVMGLRKEWKSISMMVKNEQSFDTSTLNDLYNQLKTHETEVNEIVEETKLNLGGPLALVSNISEKEAENGDSEEEEGFIMNSYDEAIVFYSNNRLKKFFKKSFNLKAKLAEVKGSERLEEVRAKAKNLSLVAKGEHQDEDGTYQIWSSGSNDEETRNPTHGAMYAKIEEDSDDEEFEEKGRCFVSKTADKSPMTTKVQKIIESFNIPRHAYNSELISFNETVSYFDSIVVSASNEANKLSMELLETKKRLDMKINNFDNISEISEFEDVDCSQLFVVNVVSIVKGKEKIKDLMVEKETDIPPTSKVCDMNFVNVKDSQTDDSDDEDEEKFSKGNKSSKEEETPRIVVDQVYGNTQKFKKVMTEKGEHYLETNIVVYSNFKCTDDVIFPNQVFVTIGNVENIKPELKKFVEEDNSKTTDEGFFANQSTVENNLTKNSYVFQRQKPQTKWVQKLKIEKENSKQVVKENENFFKLNSKEFKDQIDKFSKENNISKRQARKKIFWQNIESQKMSKSQSSKSVFKAKNFSFSTKTQHSSQSNHSRSEVNKQQRFTKVSETNIP from the exons ATGGTTGTTACAATTATTGAAGTAATCGGCCCAGCAGAAACTATAAATGGCTTTGTTGTTGGGATCTCTGAAGAAAATGCTTGTCCTACAACTTTTGCATCATCCCCACTGGCCTTCGAATCACCAGTTTTTCTTTATCCCCTTATAAGTGAGAAAT TGCAAGCTGCAGcagccacatattctgcttcagctgtggaAATTGATACAAAT aaattttcaaaatcatCTTCCGTACAACAATGGCAG GCTGATCGTATGCAGGATTATATTAATGGTCTTGATGAAGAATTATGGTCATGTATCTCTGGAAATGTCAATGTTCCAGTGAATGTTCAAACAATTGGATCATCTTCTACAAATTCTAGTGTTGATAATCAAACTGATCGACTGAAGAAACTGGAGAAGAG ACAAAAAGAAGGTGAAACAATTGAAGTGTACTATGATCGACTAAACGAGTTAATATATCGTTGTAATGGCTATGGAATTAGCATGACTTCAATGGAAGTCAATCTCATCTTTGTGATGGGTCTTCGAAAAGAATGGAAAAGCATAAGTATGATGGTGAAGAatgaacaaagttttgatacatcAACTCTCAATGATTTGTACAatcaattgaagacacacgaaacTGAGGTAAATGAAATTGTTGAGGAGACGAAACTAAATTTGGGAGGTCCATTGGCACTTGTGTCAAATATATCTGAGAAAGAAGCTGAAAATGGTGATTCTGAGGAAGAAGAGGGATTCATCATGAATTCTTATGATGAGGCAATAGTATTTTACTCAAATAATCGtcttaagaagtttttcaaaaagtcgTTCAATCTGAAGGCTAAGCTTGCTGAGGTAAAAGGAAGTG AAAGGCTTGAAGAGGTTCGTGCGAAAGCCAAAAACTTATCATTGGTTGCAAAAGGTGAACATCAGGATGAAGATGGAACGTATCAAATCTGGTCATCTGGATCAAATGACGAAGAAACGAGGAATCCAACACATGGAGCAATGTATGCGAAAATAGAGGAGGACTCGGATGATGAGGAATTCGAAGAGAAAGGGAGATGCTTCGTATCCAAGACAGCCGACAAATCTCCAATGACAACAAAGGTACAGAAAATTatcgaatcttttaatattcctagACATGCTTATAATTCTGAACTAATATCTTTTAATGAGACAGTTAGTTATTTTGATTCAATTGTTGTATCTGCTAGCAATGAGGCCAACAAATTGTCAATGGAGTTGTTAGAGACCAAAAAGCGATTAGACATGAAAATAA ATAATTTTgacaatattagtgaaattagtgaatTTGAGGATGTTGATTGTTCCCAGTTGTTTGTTGTTAATGTTGTATCAATagttaaagggaaagaaaaaatTAAGGATTTGATGGTTGAAAAAGAAACTGATATACctccaacttcgaaagtttgtgatatgaACTTCGTGAATGTCAAAGACAGTCAAACGGATGATAgcgatgatgaagatgaagagaaaTTTTCGAAGGGAAATAAATCTTCAAAGGAAGAAGAAACTCCAAGAATAGTTGTTGATCAAGTGTATGGTAATACACAAAAGTTCAAAAAAGTAATGACTGAAAAAGGTGAACATTACCTTGAAACGAATATTGTCGTTTATTCAAATTTCAAGTGTACAGATGAtgtcatttttccaaatcaagttttcgtAACTATTGGAAATGTTGAGAATATCAAACCAGAATTAAAGAAGTTTGTTGAGGAGGATAATTCAAAAACAACTgatgaaggttttttcgcaaatcaaagcaCAGTTGAAAACAACTTAACAAAAAATTCATACGTGTTTCAACGTCAAAAACCACAAACAAAATGGGTTCaaaaattgaaaattgaaaaagAGAATTCAAAACAAGttgtaaaagaaaatgaaaattttttcaaACTAAACTCCAAGGAATTCAAAGATCAAATTGACAAATTTTCGAAGGAAAACAACATTTCAAAAAGACAAGCTAGGAagaaaatattttggcagaataTTGAGTCTCAAAAGATGTCTAAATCACAATCATCCAAAAGTGTTTTCAAAGCTAAAAACTTCTCTTTTTCAACAAAAACTCAACATTCATCACAATCAAATCATTCAAGGTCTGAAGTGAATAAACAACAAAGGTTTACGAAAGTTTCAGAAACAAATATTCCATGA